A window from Variovorax sp. PBL-E5 encodes these proteins:
- the prmC gene encoding peptide chain release factor N(5)-glutamine methyltransferase, which yields MTPGTPAPATAAEMLAAAAALGLDRLDAQLLLLHALGRSADERAWLIAHDTDALSDAVWPAFSRLCARRAAGEPLAYLVGEKEFHGLRLQVDARVLVPRPDTETLVDWALQCLDGLTAPSVLDLGTGSGAIALAIGAARADAWIGAVDASAGALAVARANALRLGLAVHFIERDWLAGADAGYDLIVSNPPYIAAGDAHLPALMHEPSQALVSGIDGLDDIRRIVQAAPGHLKDGGWLLLEHGHDQAAAVRNLLALHGFAEVQSRNDLAGIARCSGGILRSVK from the coding sequence ATGACGCCCGGCACGCCTGCGCCGGCGACGGCGGCCGAGATGCTGGCGGCGGCCGCCGCGCTCGGCCTCGATCGGCTCGATGCCCAGCTGCTGCTGCTGCATGCGCTTGGCCGGTCGGCAGACGAGCGCGCATGGCTGATCGCGCATGACACCGATGCGCTGTCCGATGCCGTGTGGCCGGCCTTTTCGCGGCTCTGCGCCCGGCGCGCGGCCGGCGAGCCGCTGGCCTACCTGGTCGGCGAAAAGGAATTTCACGGACTGCGGCTGCAGGTCGATGCACGCGTGCTGGTGCCCCGACCCGACACCGAGACGCTGGTCGACTGGGCGCTGCAGTGCCTGGATGGGCTGACGGCGCCCTCGGTGCTCGATCTGGGCACGGGCAGCGGCGCGATCGCACTGGCCATCGGCGCGGCGCGCGCCGATGCATGGATCGGCGCCGTCGATGCCAGCGCCGGCGCGCTGGCCGTCGCGCGGGCCAATGCGCTGCGGCTCGGTCTGGCGGTTCACTTCATCGAACGCGACTGGCTGGCCGGTGCCGATGCCGGGTATGACCTGATCGTCTCGAACCCGCCGTACATCGCGGCGGGAGACGCGCATCTGCCAGCCCTGATGCACGAACCCTCACAGGCCCTGGTGTCGGGCATCGACGGGCTGGACGACATCCGGCGCATCGTGCAGGCGGCGCCCGGTCATTTGAAGGACGGCGGCTGGCTGTTGCTCGAACACGGCCATGACCAGGCCGCCGCCGTGCGAAACCTGCTCGCGCTGCACGGTTTCGCCGAAGTCCAAAGCCGCAACGACCTGGCAGGCATCGCGCGCTGTTCCGGCGGAA
- the prfA gene encoding peptide chain release factor 1 — MKPFLRHQLERYAQRLGELDFLLSREDIMSDMAQYRTISREHAEVTQIAGRYARYVQREGDLAGAREMLGEPEMAEMAQEEIAGAEAELLQLEDELQRLLLPKDPDDARNAFLEIRAGTGGDESALFAGDLLRMYTRYAERTGWRCEIVSESASELGGYKEVVLRIVGDEVFGKLRFESGGHRVQRVPATETQGRIHTSACTVAVLAEPDETQAVQINPADLRIDTYRASGAGGQHINKTDSAVRITHIPTGIVAECQDDRSQHRNKAKALQVLTARIQEKERSERAAKDAATRKGLVGTGDRSDRIRTYNFPQGRLTDHRINLTLYKLLAIMEGDLGDVVAALQSAREAEQLAELEASLPA, encoded by the coding sequence GTGAAGCCTTTTCTTCGTCATCAACTCGAACGCTACGCGCAACGCCTCGGCGAACTCGACTTCCTGCTCTCGCGCGAGGACATCATGTCCGACATGGCGCAGTACCGCACCATCTCGCGCGAGCATGCGGAGGTGACGCAGATCGCGGGCCGCTACGCGCGCTATGTGCAGCGCGAGGGCGACCTCGCGGGCGCGCGCGAGATGCTCGGCGAGCCCGAGATGGCCGAGATGGCGCAGGAGGAAATCGCGGGCGCCGAGGCCGAGCTGCTGCAGCTCGAGGATGAGCTCCAGCGCCTGCTGCTGCCGAAGGACCCGGACGATGCGCGCAATGCCTTCCTCGAGATCCGCGCCGGCACCGGCGGCGACGAGTCGGCGCTGTTCGCCGGCGACCTGCTGCGCATGTACACGCGCTACGCCGAGCGCACCGGCTGGCGCTGCGAGATCGTGAGCGAGAGCGCGAGCGAGCTCGGCGGCTACAAGGAGGTGGTGCTGCGCATCGTCGGCGACGAGGTGTTCGGCAAGCTGCGCTTCGAATCGGGCGGCCACCGGGTCCAGCGCGTGCCGGCCACCGAGACGCAGGGCCGCATCCATACCAGCGCCTGCACCGTCGCCGTGCTGGCCGAGCCCGACGAAACGCAGGCGGTGCAGATCAATCCGGCCGACCTGCGCATCGACACCTACCGCGCCAGCGGCGCCGGCGGCCAGCACATCAACAAGACCGATTCGGCGGTGCGCATCACGCACATCCCGACCGGCATCGTCGCCGAATGCCAGGACGACCGCAGCCAGCACCGCAACAAGGCCAAGGCGCTGCAGGTGCTGACGGCGCGCATCCAGGAGAAGGAACGCAGCGAGCGCGCCGCGAAAGACGCGGCGACGCGCAAGGGCCTGGTCGGCACCGGCGACCGCTCCGACCGCATCCGCACCTACAACTTCCCGCAGGGGCGGCTCACGGACCACCGGATCAACCTCACGCTCTACAAGCTGCTGGCGATCATGGAAGGCGACCTCGGCGACGTGGTGGCGGCGCTGCAGTCCGCGCGCGAGGCCGAGCAGCTGGCCGAGCTGGAAGCCAGCCTGCCTGCGTGA
- the hemA gene encoding glutamyl-tRNA reductase — translation MSVWALGLNHTTAPLDLRGRFAFAIDQIAPTLQSLRHSFGAHRHPAVEAAIISTCNRTEIYCAADHLALDHTVDWLAQSGGVTPALLRSHAYALHDDQAARHAFRVASGLDSMVLGEAQILGQMKDAVRAAETAGALGSTLNQLFQRSFAVAKEVRTATEIGAHSISMAAAAVRLAAQLFEDLRETRVLFIGAGEMINLAATHFAARQPRSIVIANRTLERGEKLASRFGGEAMRLADLPARLAEFDIVVSCTASTLPLIGLGAVERALKLRKHRPMFMVDLAVPRDIEPEVKALEDIYLYTVDDLAQVVQQGHASRQAAVAEAEVIIDAGVQSFMHWLDQRVAVPLIQQLNAQTDEWRAAEMARARKLLAKGEPIDTVLEALSRGLTQKMLHGAMAELHAGDADARKQTAETLARLFLRKER, via the coding sequence ATGTCAGTCTGGGCTCTCGGCTTGAACCACACGACCGCGCCGCTCGATCTGCGCGGTCGTTTCGCGTTCGCCATCGACCAGATCGCCCCGACGCTGCAGAGCCTGCGCCATTCCTTCGGCGCCCATCGGCATCCGGCCGTGGAGGCCGCGATCATCTCGACCTGCAACCGGACCGAGATCTACTGCGCCGCCGATCATCTCGCGCTCGACCACACCGTGGACTGGCTGGCCCAGAGCGGCGGCGTCACGCCGGCGCTGCTGCGCTCGCATGCCTACGCACTGCACGACGACCAGGCCGCGCGCCATGCCTTCCGTGTCGCCAGCGGTCTCGATTCGATGGTGCTGGGCGAAGCGCAGATCCTCGGCCAGATGAAGGATGCCGTGCGCGCCGCCGAAACCGCGGGCGCGCTGGGCAGCACGCTGAACCAGCTGTTCCAGCGCTCCTTCGCCGTCGCCAAGGAAGTGCGCACCGCCACCGAGATCGGCGCCCATTCCATCAGCATGGCCGCCGCGGCCGTGCGGCTCGCGGCCCAGCTGTTCGAGGACCTGCGCGAGACCCGCGTGCTGTTCATCGGCGCCGGCGAGATGATCAACCTCGCGGCGACCCATTTCGCGGCCCGTCAGCCGCGCTCCATCGTCATCGCCAACCGTACGCTGGAGCGCGGCGAAAAGCTCGCCTCGCGCTTCGGCGGCGAAGCCATGCGGCTGGCCGACCTGCCGGCACGGCTGGCCGAGTTCGACATCGTCGTCAGTTGCACGGCGAGCACGCTGCCGCTGATCGGACTCGGCGCGGTCGAGCGCGCGCTGAAGCTGCGCAAGCACCGCCCGATGTTCATGGTCGACCTCGCGGTGCCGCGCGACATCGAGCCCGAGGTGAAGGCGCTGGAGGACATCTACCTCTACACCGTCGACGACCTCGCACAGGTCGTGCAGCAGGGCCATGCGAGCCGCCAGGCGGCGGTGGCCGAGGCCGAGGTCATCATCGATGCCGGCGTCCAGAGCTTCATGCACTGGCTCGACCAGCGCGTCGCCGTGCCGCTGATCCAGCAGCTCAACGCCCAGACCGACGAATGGCGCGCCGCCGAAATGGCCCGTGCGCGCAAGCTGCTTGCCAAGGGCGAGCCGATCGACACCGTGCTCGAAGCGCTGTCGCGCGGGCTGACGCAGAAGATGCTGCACGGTGCGATGGCCGAGCTGCACGCGGGCGACGCCGATGCGCGCAAGCAGACGGCCGAGACGCTCGCACGCCTCTTCCTGCGCAAAGAGCGTTAG
- a CDS encoding DUF3772 domain-containing protein, giving the protein MSWLPRLVALLLAAVLCSAAFAQDSASDSPTAPEPTVADLRTQLDQIPKAVDNDNDVRALVAQLTAIGGQADKFVAAHTVELNDLNARLGELGNAPAGGATAEDPDITRQRAALTKERNGLDADIRLARLVTVDVQQRSADLLDQRRALFEARLTERSPSPLGREFWSDIGDAWAGDVTRLRALDAEVKKSIAIASQPAHRVAVVTSIGVALLIAFLGNWAAERALVGLAARLLPGGRLRRSLLVIAIVITNVVLVGLSAQGVHAVLDAHGVWGPQTRKLAQAVVQSSIFIAFVVGLGRALLSNQRPSWRLPPIADAMAARLAPFPWLTALIAALVWAPAQVNAVVEASFAAVVATHVATALGLTALIGAMLLRLRAPRGAAAAATTAETAPAPAPSGGAAQPAERPTWVSLLLGAVAAMLVAIWVLVGTGYVALASFLASQLTWTGIVVAAFYLLFKFADDLFMAVVSSRSSFGQRLQKSFGLAPQTLDQAAVLLSGVARLALFFYMVIALATPLGTSPGEVFQRSGKFGAGVKVGEFELVPGAIFSAMAVLVAGLLALRIFKRWLDTRYLPQTTLESGMRNSITTLLGYAGGVLVVAVSLSALGIGIERIAWVASALSVGIGFGLQAIVQNFISGLILLAERPVKVGDWVVLGNAEGDVRRINVRATEIQLGDRSTLIVPNSEFITKTVRNMTLSNAEGRVLIRLPMPLSTDAGRTREVMLAACTGHDGVLATPAPSVTLEGIEGGFLIFQAIAYVQSPRAAGGIRSDLFFAMIDGLHAADLPLAAYAAAPAPAPPAPPPADPVMPGPAP; this is encoded by the coding sequence ATGAGCTGGCTCCCCCGTCTCGTGGCCCTTCTGCTGGCCGCGGTGCTTTGCAGCGCCGCCTTCGCCCAGGACAGCGCCTCCGATTCCCCGACCGCACCCGAGCCGACGGTCGCCGACCTGCGCACGCAGCTCGACCAGATCCCGAAGGCGGTCGACAACGACAACGACGTGCGCGCGCTGGTCGCCCAGCTCACGGCCATCGGCGGGCAGGCCGACAAGTTCGTCGCCGCGCACACCGTCGAACTCAACGACCTCAACGCGCGCCTCGGCGAGCTGGGCAATGCGCCGGCCGGCGGCGCAACGGCCGAAGACCCGGACATCACGCGGCAGCGTGCCGCGCTGACCAAGGAGCGCAACGGGCTGGATGCCGACATCCGGCTGGCGCGCCTGGTCACGGTCGACGTCCAGCAGCGCAGCGCCGACCTGCTGGACCAGCGCCGCGCGCTGTTCGAGGCAAGGCTCACCGAACGCTCGCCGTCGCCGCTGGGGCGGGAATTCTGGAGCGACATCGGCGACGCCTGGGCCGGCGACGTGACGCGCCTGCGGGCGCTCGATGCCGAAGTGAAGAAGAGCATCGCCATCGCCAGCCAGCCCGCACACCGCGTGGCCGTGGTGACCAGCATCGGGGTGGCGCTGCTGATTGCGTTCCTCGGCAACTGGGCGGCCGAACGCGCGCTGGTTGGGCTGGCCGCGCGGCTGCTGCCGGGCGGCCGGCTGCGCCGCTCGCTGCTGGTGATCGCGATCGTCATCACCAACGTGGTGCTGGTCGGGCTCTCGGCGCAGGGCGTCCACGCGGTGCTCGATGCGCATGGCGTCTGGGGCCCGCAGACGCGCAAGCTCGCGCAGGCCGTGGTGCAGTCCAGCATCTTCATCGCCTTCGTGGTCGGCCTCGGCCGCGCGCTGCTGTCCAACCAGCGGCCCTCATGGCGGCTGCCGCCGATCGCCGATGCGATGGCGGCCCGGCTCGCGCCCTTTCCATGGCTGACGGCGCTGATCGCGGCGCTGGTCTGGGCACCCGCGCAGGTCAATGCAGTGGTCGAAGCCAGCTTCGCGGCCGTCGTTGCGACGCACGTGGCCACGGCGCTCGGGCTGACCGCGCTGATCGGCGCGATGCTGCTGCGCCTGCGGGCGCCGCGCGGGGCCGCTGCGGCTGCGACCACGGCGGAAACGGCACCCGCACCCGCACCGTCCGGTGGCGCGGCTCAGCCGGCCGAACGCCCCACGTGGGTGAGCCTGCTGCTGGGCGCTGTGGCGGCGATGCTGGTCGCGATCTGGGTGCTGGTGGGCACCGGCTATGTCGCGCTGGCGAGCTTCCTGGCCAGCCAGCTCACATGGACCGGCATCGTCGTCGCGGCCTTCTACCTGCTGTTCAAGTTCGCCGACGATCTGTTCATGGCGGTCGTCTCGTCGCGCAGCAGCTTCGGCCAGCGGCTGCAGAAGAGCTTCGGCCTGGCACCGCAGACGCTGGACCAGGCCGCCGTGCTGCTGTCGGGCGTGGCCCGGCTCGCGCTGTTCTTCTACATGGTGATCGCGCTGGCGACGCCGCTGGGCACCAGCCCGGGCGAGGTGTTCCAGCGCAGCGGCAAGTTCGGCGCGGGTGTGAAGGTGGGCGAATTCGAGCTGGTGCCCGGCGCGATCTTCAGCGCGATGGCGGTACTGGTGGCCGGCCTGCTGGCACTGCGGATCTTCAAGAGATGGCTGGACACGCGCTACCTGCCGCAGACCACGCTCGAATCGGGCATGCGCAACTCGATCACCACGCTGCTCGGCTACGCGGGCGGCGTGCTGGTGGTCGCCGTCTCGCTGTCGGCGCTGGGCATCGGCATCGAGCGCATCGCCTGGGTGGCGAGCGCGCTCTCGGTCGGCATCGGCTTCGGCCTGCAGGCGATCGTGCAGAACTTCATCTCCGGGCTGATCCTGCTGGCGGAGCGGCCGGTCAAGGTCGGCGACTGGGTGGTGCTGGGCAATGCCGAGGGCGACGTGCGGCGCATCAACGTACGCGCCACGGAAATCCAGCTGGGCGACCGATCGACGCTGATCGTGCCCAACTCGGAGTTCATCACCAAGACCGTGCGCAACATGACGCTCTCGAATGCCGAGGGCCGGGTGCTGATCCGCCTGCCGATGCCGCTGAGCACCGACGCCGGCCGCACGCGCGAGGTGATGCTCGCGGCCTGCACCGGGCACGACGGGGTGCTGGCCACGCCCGCGCCCTCGGTCACGCTCGAGGGCATCGAGGGCGGCTTCCTGATCTTCCAGGCGATCGCCTATGTGCAGAGCCCGCGCGCCGCCGGGGGCATCCGCAGCGACCTGTTCTTCGCGATGATCGACGGCCTGCATGCGGCCGACCTGCCGCTGGCGGCTTATGCCGCGGCCCCGGCGCCCGCACCGCCTGCGCCGCCGCCCGCCGATCCCGTGATGCCGGGCCCCGCCCCCTAG
- the ugpQ gene encoding glycerophosphodiester phosphodiesterase — protein sequence MTPWPYPRWIAHRGAGKLAPENTLAAFRLGAEYGYRMFECDAKLSADGIPFLLHDSTLERTSNGRGTAGDLSWGELAQLDAGAWHSRRFAGEGLPSLEGLIRFCLANAHALNIEIKPTPGVERQTGEAVAQLSARLWSGTKVPPPLLTSFQPESLRGAMEARPELPRGLLLDTLTPGWLESASALGCVAIVCNHALWDASNVAQVHAAGMRTLSYTVNDEWAAERLIALGTDGLITDRVDRFSPAG from the coding sequence ATGACGCCCTGGCCCTATCCGCGCTGGATCGCGCATCGCGGCGCCGGCAAGCTGGCGCCCGAGAACACGCTGGCGGCCTTCCGCCTCGGCGCCGAGTACGGCTATCGCATGTTCGAATGCGATGCCAAGCTCAGCGCCGACGGCATTCCTTTTCTTCTGCACGACAGCACGCTGGAGCGCACCAGCAATGGCCGCGGCACGGCAGGCGATCTTTCCTGGGGCGAGCTGGCGCAGCTCGACGCCGGCGCATGGCATTCGCGGCGTTTTGCCGGTGAGGGGCTTCCCAGCCTCGAAGGCCTGATCCGCTTCTGCCTGGCCAACGCTCATGCGCTCAACATCGAGATCAAGCCGACGCCCGGCGTCGAGCGGCAGACCGGCGAGGCGGTCGCGCAGCTCAGCGCACGGCTCTGGTCGGGGACAAAAGTGCCACCGCCCCTGTTGACTTCCTTCCAACCGGAGTCGCTGCGCGGCGCGATGGAGGCCCGGCCCGAGCTGCCGCGCGGCCTGCTGCTGGACACGCTCACGCCCGGCTGGCTCGAGAGCGCGTCGGCGCTCGGCTGCGTGGCGATCGTGTGCAATCACGCGCTCTGGGATGCATCCAACGTGGCGCAAGTCCATGCGGCCGGCATGCGAACCCTGAGCTACACCGTCAACGACGAATGGGCCGCGGAGCGGCTGATCGCGCTCGGCACCGACGGCCTCATCACCGACCGGGTCGACCGCTTCAGTCCGGCCGGCTGA
- the ugpC gene encoding sn-glycerol-3-phosphate ABC transporter ATP-binding protein UgpC: MAALSLRNVIKRYGQGPKANQVIHGVSAEVNTGEFVVIVGPSGCGKSTLLRMVAGLEEISAGEIYIKDRLVNNLEPAERDIAMVFQNYALYPHMTVFANMAYGLKIAKVPVPEIKTRVDKAAKILELGHLLERKPRELSGGQRQRVAMGRAIVRQPQVFLFDEPLSNLDAKLRAQTRLEIQKLHRELGITSLFVTHDQVEAMTLAQRIIVMNAGVMDQFGTPEEVYSRPATTFVASFIGSPPMNLLRNAPGVRPGAILGIRPEHLVLDADGWSVQVEYVELLGAERLIYGRIGEEQLIMRTDESQASPAAGDTIRIAARQDKLHWFDAGSGKRNA; this comes from the coding sequence ATGGCAGCCCTCTCACTACGCAACGTCATCAAGCGCTACGGCCAGGGGCCGAAGGCGAACCAGGTCATCCACGGCGTCAGCGCCGAGGTCAACACCGGCGAGTTCGTTGTGATCGTCGGGCCCTCGGGCTGCGGCAAGTCGACGCTGCTGCGCATGGTGGCCGGCCTGGAGGAAATCAGCGCCGGCGAGATCTACATCAAGGACCGGCTGGTCAACAACCTCGAGCCGGCCGAGCGCGACATCGCGATGGTGTTCCAGAACTACGCGCTCTATCCGCACATGACCGTGTTCGCCAACATGGCCTACGGCCTGAAGATCGCCAAGGTGCCGGTGCCCGAGATCAAGACGCGCGTCGACAAGGCGGCCAAGATCCTCGAACTCGGCCATCTGCTCGAGCGCAAGCCGCGCGAGCTCTCCGGCGGCCAGCGCCAGCGCGTGGCGATGGGCCGCGCGATCGTGCGCCAGCCCCAGGTGTTCCTGTTCGACGAGCCGCTGTCCAACCTCGACGCCAAGCTGCGCGCGCAGACGCGCCTGGAGATCCAGAAGCTGCACCGCGAACTCGGCATCACCTCGCTCTTCGTCACGCACGACCAGGTCGAGGCGATGACGCTGGCGCAGCGCATCATCGTGATGAACGCCGGCGTGATGGACCAGTTCGGCACGCCCGAGGAGGTGTACTCGCGCCCGGCCACCACCTTCGTCGCGAGCTTCATCGGCTCGCCGCCGATGAACCTGCTCAGGAATGCGCCCGGCGTGCGGCCCGGCGCCATCCTCGGCATCCGGCCCGAACACCTGGTGCTGGATGCCGATGGCTGGTCGGTGCAGGTCGAGTACGTCGAACTGCTGGGCGCGGAGCGCCTGATCTACGGCCGCATCGGCGAGGAGCAATTGATCATGCGCACCGACGAGAGCCAGGCCTCGCCGGCTGCCGGCGACACGATCCGGATCGCGGCGCGCCAGGACAAGCTGCACTGGTTCGACGCCGGCTCCGGCAAGCGAAACGCATGA
- the ugpE gene encoding sn-glycerol-3-phosphate ABC transporter permease UgpE has translation MVERRPALSILAHAVMIVGVLLIAFPIYLAFIASTHTAQEIIQVPMPLRPGGNFWGSYHAALTGGGRTSGGGSVARMIWVSFVITFIITFGKIFISLLSAFAIVYFRFPFRNLCFWLIFITLMLPVEVRIGPTYQVVADLKMINTYAGLSVPLIASATATFLFRQFFLTVPDELVEAARVDGAGPMRFFFNILLPLSITSIAALFVIQFIYGWNQYLWPLIAATSEDMYPIVVGIKSMIGNGEAAVDWNVVMATAIMAMLPPTIVVVLMQKWFVKGLVDTEK, from the coding sequence ATGGTTGAGCGCCGCCCCGCCCTCAGCATCCTGGCGCATGCGGTGATGATCGTCGGCGTGCTGTTGATCGCCTTTCCGATCTACCTCGCCTTCATCGCGTCCACCCACACGGCGCAGGAGATCATCCAGGTGCCGATGCCGCTGCGGCCAGGCGGCAACTTCTGGGGCAGCTACCACGCAGCGCTGACCGGCGGCGGCCGCACCAGCGGCGGCGGCTCGGTGGCGCGGATGATCTGGGTGAGCTTCGTCATCACCTTCATCATCACCTTCGGCAAGATCTTCATCTCGCTGCTGTCGGCCTTCGCGATCGTGTATTTCCGCTTTCCGTTCCGCAACCTGTGCTTCTGGCTGATCTTCATCACGCTGATGCTGCCGGTGGAAGTGCGCATCGGCCCGACCTACCAGGTGGTCGCCGACCTGAAGATGATCAACACCTACGCCGGCCTCTCGGTCCCGCTGATCGCATCCGCCACGGCCACCTTTCTGTTCCGCCAGTTCTTCCTGACCGTGCCCGACGAGCTGGTCGAGGCCGCGCGGGTGGACGGCGCAGGGCCGATGCGCTTCTTCTTCAACATCCTGCTGCCGCTGTCGATCACCAGCATCGCGGCGCTGTTCGTGATCCAGTTCATCTACGGCTGGAACCAGTACCTGTGGCCACTGATCGCCGCCACCAGCGAGGACATGTACCCGATCGTGGTCGGCATCAAGTCGATGATCGGCAACGGCGAGGCGGCGGTCGACTGGAACGTGGTGATGGCGACGGCGATCATGGCGATGCTGCCGCCCACGATCGTCGTCGTGTTGATGCAGAAGTGGTTCGTCAAGGGCCTCGTGGACACAGAGAAATAA